One window from the genome of Pirellulales bacterium encodes:
- a CDS encoding HD domain-containing protein yields MSDRFEQALSYACQLHRQQTRKISDTPYVGHLLAVAALVLEHGGGEDEAIAALLHDAVEDQGGAATRQAIALRFGERVARIVDAASDADGEPKPPWKERKLAHLARLRTADAPARLVLAADKLHNARSLARDLRASGAAVWQSFNGGRDGTLWYYRAMRDALADGWRHPILAELDDALAQLESLAGQASQ; encoded by the coding sequence TTGAGCGATCGATTCGAGCAGGCGTTGAGCTACGCTTGCCAATTGCATCGGCAGCAGACGCGCAAGATCTCTGACACGCCGTACGTGGGGCACCTGTTGGCGGTGGCGGCCTTGGTGCTGGAACATGGCGGCGGCGAAGACGAGGCGATCGCCGCGCTACTGCACGACGCGGTGGAGGACCAAGGGGGCGCAGCGACGCGGCAAGCTATCGCCCTGCGGTTTGGCGAGCGGGTGGCGCGGATCGTCGACGCGGCCAGCGACGCTGACGGAGAGCCCAAGCCGCCGTGGAAAGAGCGCAAGCTGGCGCACTTGGCGCGGCTGCGCACGGCCGACGCGCCGGCGCGGCTGGTGCTGGCGGCGGACAAATTGCACAACGCGCGATCGCTGGCGCGCGATCTGCGCGCCAGCGGCGCGGCGGTGTGGCAGTCGTTCAATGGCGGGCGCGACGGGACGCTGTGGTACTACCGCGCGATGCGCGACGCGCTGGCCGACGGCTGGCGGCATCCGATCTTGGCTGAGCTAGACGACGCGCTGGCGCAACTCGAATCGCTCGCCGGGCAAGCAAGTCAGTAG
- a CDS encoding endonuclease/exonuclease/phosphatase family protein, which yields MRRLFPLLIAALVGGGGYFLQKYEIKGLDQVVIRPRGASGVETTGASWTPFGGAASGSGGADATPPPPTDAETIRVASFNIQVFGTSKLKKQAVMQTLADIVRRFDVVAIQEVRSTDDNVLPMFVDLINSTGRRYDFAIGPRLGRTNSKEQYAFVFDTARIEIDRGSIYTVADPDDLLHREPLVAAFRARGPSPEQAFTFTLVNIHTDPDEVRQEMNVLDDVLQAVRNDGRGEDDVILLGDLNTDDAHLYEVGQISSLMCALSQTPTNTRGNRMYDNIIFDRWLTTEFDGRSGVLTMQSEYHLSMEQALEVSDHQPIWAQFSVYEGGRRLPLAARPGQQQPAR from the coding sequence ATGCGACGATTATTTCCGCTGTTGATCGCGGCGCTGGTGGGCGGGGGCGGCTACTTCTTGCAGAAGTACGAAATCAAGGGGCTCGACCAGGTCGTCATCCGTCCGCGCGGCGCCAGCGGCGTGGAAACGACGGGGGCGAGTTGGACGCCGTTTGGCGGCGCGGCAAGCGGCAGCGGAGGCGCCGACGCGACGCCACCCCCGCCGACCGACGCCGAGACGATTCGCGTGGCGTCGTTCAACATTCAGGTGTTTGGCACGTCGAAGCTGAAGAAGCAGGCGGTGATGCAAACGCTGGCCGACATTGTGCGCCGCTTTGACGTGGTGGCCATCCAAGAGGTGCGCTCCACCGACGACAACGTGCTGCCGATGTTCGTCGACCTGATCAACTCCACCGGACGGCGCTACGACTTTGCCATTGGCCCGCGGCTAGGCCGCACCAACAGCAAAGAGCAATACGCCTTTGTGTTCGACACCGCGCGCATCGAGATCGATCGAGGCTCGATCTACACCGTCGCCGATCCCGACGACCTGTTGCATCGCGAGCCACTGGTGGCGGCGTTTCGCGCACGGGGGCCTTCGCCCGAGCAGGCGTTCACGTTCACGTTGGTGAACATCCACACCGACCCCGACGAAGTGCGTCAGGAAATGAATGTGCTGGACGACGTGCTGCAGGCGGTGCGCAACGATGGCCGGGGCGAGGACGACGTGATCTTGCTGGGGGACCTGAACACCGACGACGCCCACCTGTACGAGGTGGGGCAGATTTCGAGCCTGATGTGCGCGCTGTCGCAGACGCCCACCAACACCCGCGGCAACCGGATGTACGATAACATCATCTTCGATCGCTGGCTGACGACCGAATTCGATGGCCGCTCGGGGGTGCTCACCATGCAATCGGAGTATCATCTGTCGATGGAGCAAGCGCTGGAGGTGTCGGATCATCAGCCGATTTGGGCACAGTTCAGCGTGTACGAAGGAGGGCGCCGCCTGCCGCTGGCCGCGCGTCCGGGTCAGCAGCAGCCTGCCCGATAG
- a CDS encoding endonuclease III domain-containing protein, which translates to MTSWIRPVYERLFAHYGPQRWWPGDTPLEVIVGAVLTQNTNWRNVERAIQNLRAECALEPHALLALDAEELAELIRPAGYYRVKAGRLRNVMRMIVEEYDGSLDVMFATPQDELRRRLLQVNGVGAETADCILLYAGQMPSFVIDAYTQRVVKRHGWIEFEADYHALQETFESGLPREAALYNEYHALLVQVGKDFCGPKPRCEKCPLAPLLPAGGPLSPEF; encoded by the coding sequence ATGACGTCTTGGATTCGCCCGGTCTACGAGCGGCTATTCGCGCACTATGGGCCGCAGCGCTGGTGGCCCGGCGACACGCCGCTGGAAGTCATCGTCGGCGCCGTGCTCACGCAAAACACCAACTGGCGCAATGTGGAGCGGGCCATCCAGAACCTGCGCGCCGAGTGCGCGCTGGAGCCGCACGCGCTGCTCGCCCTCGACGCCGAAGAACTGGCCGAGCTTATCCGGCCGGCCGGGTATTACCGCGTGAAGGCGGGCAGGCTGCGCAACGTCATGCGCATGATCGTCGAGGAGTACGACGGCTCGCTAGACGTGATGTTCGCCACGCCGCAGGACGAACTGCGCCGGCGGTTGTTACAGGTGAACGGCGTGGGGGCCGAAACGGCCGACTGCATTTTGCTGTACGCCGGGCAGATGCCGAGTTTTGTGATCGACGCCTACACCCAGCGCGTGGTCAAACGGCATGGTTGGATCGAGTTCGAAGCCGACTATCACGCGCTGCAAGAGACGTTCGAGAGCGGCCTGCCGCGCGAGGCGGCGCTGTACAACGAGTATCACGCGCTGTTGGTGCAGGTGGGCAAAGATTTTTGTGGTCCCAAGCCGCGCTGCGAAAAGTGCCCTTTGGCGCCGCTATTGCCGGCGGGGGGCCCGCTGTCGCCCGAGTTTTGA
- a CDS encoding DUF2617 family protein encodes MLSVRPKVAELVFQLYGRALHPELFQIHETRTVSRGNYEAKIDITSAGHVVTWRYHGLTLTEVAASAQHPLPQRRRLLSARPKGTHNDRIDCRSGAVYQVSFQLEQVDPEVFWAFQQELSFDGERKGMLHHFSSSGRIALGAVSYVNIETRARCMLVQAFHTFPDDYAIVKSQSLFEVP; translated from the coding sequence GTGTTATCCGTTCGACCAAAGGTCGCCGAACTCGTCTTTCAACTCTACGGGCGCGCCCTCCATCCCGAGTTGTTCCAGATCCACGAAACGCGCACCGTCAGTCGCGGCAACTACGAGGCCAAGATCGACATCACCAGCGCCGGCCACGTCGTCACCTGGCGTTATCACGGGCTGACGCTCACCGAGGTGGCGGCCTCGGCGCAGCACCCGTTGCCGCAGCGGCGGCGCCTGCTGTCGGCCCGTCCCAAGGGCACCCACAACGACCGCATCGATTGTCGCAGCGGCGCCGTCTATCAGGTCAGCTTTCAACTGGAACAGGTCGATCCCGAGGTCTTCTGGGCGTTCCAGCAAGAATTGTCGTTCGACGGCGAACGCAAAGGGATGCTGCACCATTTTTCGTCGAGCGGCCGCATCGCGCTCGGCGCCGTCAGCTACGTGAACATCGAAACCCGCGCCCGCTGCATGCTGGTGCAGGCCTTCCACACCTTCCCTGACGACTACGCCATCGTAAAGAGCCAATCACTCTTCGAAGTGCCGTAA
- a CDS encoding alpha/beta hydrolase: MLNKQKVAGVELAYVDQGAGPVVVLVHGFPLDHSMWDAQIAALAGRHRVIAPDLRGFGQSQSIGGVATMQQMADDIAGLLDALAVREPVSFCGLSMGGYVAWQFWARHGARLARLALCDTRAIADTPEAGAGRRKLADQVLSEGPAPVWQAMREKLFAPRTLVEQPAIVAAQERVTLATSAAGIAAALHGMAERPDMTARLAEIDLPTLALVGEHDAISAPAEMRGIAESIRGARLAIIPAAGHMAPLENPAAVTQALAEFLG, from the coding sequence ATGCTGAACAAACAAAAGGTGGCGGGCGTTGAACTGGCGTATGTCGATCAAGGCGCTGGCCCGGTGGTGGTGCTGGTCCATGGTTTTCCGCTCGATCACTCGATGTGGGACGCGCAGATCGCGGCGCTGGCTGGCCGGCATCGCGTGATCGCCCCCGACCTGCGCGGGTTTGGACAAAGTCAGTCCATCGGCGGCGTGGCCACCATGCAGCAGATGGCCGACGACATCGCCGGCCTGCTCGACGCCTTGGCGGTTCGCGAGCCGGTTTCGTTTTGCGGGCTGTCGATGGGGGGCTATGTGGCGTGGCAGTTCTGGGCGCGGCACGGCGCGCGGCTGGCGCGGTTGGCGCTGTGCGACACGCGGGCCATCGCCGACACGCCCGAAGCGGGCGCGGGGCGGCGCAAGCTGGCGGACCAGGTGTTGTCCGAAGGGCCTGCGCCGGTGTGGCAGGCGATGCGCGAAAAGCTGTTCGCGCCGCGGACATTGGTAGAACAGCCGGCGATTGTGGCGGCGCAAGAGCGGGTGACGCTGGCGACCTCGGCGGCTGGCATCGCGGCGGCGCTACATGGCATGGCCGAGCGGCCCGACATGACCGCGCGATTAGCGGAGATCGACCTGCCGACGTTGGCACTGGTGGGCGAGCATGACGCGATCAGCGCGCCGGCGGAGATGCGCGGCATCGCCGAGTCGATCCGCGGCGCGCGGTTGGCGATCATCCCCGCGGCGGGCCACATGGCGCCGCTAGAAAACCCGGCGGCGGTGACGCAAGCGTTGGCGGAGTTTTTGGGGTAG
- a CDS encoding TlpA family protein disulfide reductase, with protein MRTAKVGAALLGAMTLAMGLSAEPAAAAAPQSPEQVTLEPAGREEFDKLLASARGKVVLVDFWATWCAPCKEMFSQTVALHKKHQQDGLTVISVSFDDAEQAADALAFLKEKGAAFTNLLSKDGFDSTDTFEIDNGALPHYRLYDRQGKLIKKFVSGDPQSVFKEAEVAAAVGAALAEK; from the coding sequence ATGCGAACAGCGAAAGTCGGCGCGGCGCTACTGGGGGCGATGACGTTGGCGATGGGGTTGTCGGCGGAACCTGCCGCGGCGGCGGCGCCCCAGAGCCCGGAGCAGGTGACGCTCGAACCGGCCGGTCGTGAGGAGTTCGACAAACTGTTGGCGAGCGCGCGCGGCAAGGTGGTGCTGGTCGACTTTTGGGCCACCTGGTGCGCGCCGTGCAAAGAGATGTTCTCGCAGACGGTGGCGCTGCACAAGAAGCACCAGCAAGACGGACTGACGGTGATCTCGGTGAGCTTTGACGATGCGGAGCAGGCCGCGGACGCGCTGGCCTTTTTGAAGGAGAAGGGAGCGGCGTTCACCAACCTGCTGAGCAAGGACGGGTTCGATTCGACCGACACGTTTGAAATCGACAACGGCGCCTTGCCGCACTATCGGCTGTACGACCGCCAGGGCAAGCTGATCAAGAAGTTTGTGTCGGGCGACCCCCAGAGCGTGTTCAAGGAAGCGGAAGTGGCCGCGGCGGTCGGCGCCGCGCTGGCGGAGAAGTAG
- a CDS encoding thioredoxin family protein translates to MLSKSRFGSALALALVLSASASFAGKFNKVLDAGDKAPDFKGIIGTDDKKHSLDEYKDAAAVALVFTCNHCPVAIACEDRIIELQKAYKDKNVQVIAINVNNTEQDKLDMMKERVEQKGYNFPYLYDPTQKVAKDFGARVTPDVVLLDKDRNVVYTGLIDDAPLEPAKAQKHYLRDAIDAVLAGKSPSTNETKAQGCGIKFE, encoded by the coding sequence ATGCTCAGCAAGTCTCGGTTTGGCAGCGCCTTGGCGCTAGCTTTGGTATTGTCGGCCAGCGCTAGCTTCGCCGGCAAGTTCAACAAGGTGTTGGACGCGGGCGACAAGGCGCCCGACTTCAAGGGCATCATCGGCACCGACGACAAGAAGCACAGTCTGGACGAATACAAAGACGCCGCCGCGGTGGCGCTGGTGTTCACCTGCAATCACTGCCCGGTGGCCATCGCGTGTGAAGATCGGATCATCGAACTGCAGAAGGCGTACAAAGACAAGAACGTGCAGGTGATCGCGATCAACGTGAACAACACCGAGCAGGACAAGCTGGACATGATGAAGGAGCGGGTCGAGCAGAAGGGATACAACTTTCCCTACCTCTACGACCCCACGCAAAAGGTGGCCAAGGACTTTGGCGCCCGCGTGACGCCCGACGTGGTGCTATTGGACAAGGATCGCAACGTGGTTTACACGGGGTTGATCGACGACGCGCCGCTGGAACCGGCCAAGGCGCAGAAGCACTACCTGCGCGACGCGATCGACGCGGTGCTGGCGGGCAAGTCGCCTTCGACCAACGAGACGAAGGCGCAAGGCTGCGGCATCAAGTTCGAATAG
- a CDS encoding 2,3-bisphosphoglycerate-independent phosphoglycerate mutase produces MDMHELTRDLKQKSDSKIVMLVADGLGGLPLTPGGKTELETARTPNLDRLVGQGVCGLSIPVKPGITPGSGPGHLGLFGYDPLIYRIGRGALEATGIGFELGPHDVAARGNFCTLGAQRLISDRRAGRIATEESAPLAVRLREVKIPGVEIFVEPVKEHRFVVVFRAPGLGGDVHDTDPQVTGVAPLAPKASQPGSERMAEVAAEFIRQAEKLLAGEKKANGLTLRGFSRHPALPSYEEVYGLKAAAIAVYPMYKGLARLAGMTIVGKPQTLAEEVALLRDHYAAYDFVFLHYKYTDSSGEDGDFDAKVRRIEEFDAIIPQVTALNPEVLIVTGDHSTPSLLRSHSWHPVPTILYSKECRSDGCQTFGESDCLRGGLGQFEAKYLMLLALANAGRLGKFGA; encoded by the coding sequence ATGGACATGCACGAACTGACGCGCGACCTGAAGCAAAAAAGCGACTCGAAGATCGTGATGCTGGTGGCCGATGGACTGGGCGGCTTGCCATTAACCCCCGGCGGCAAGACCGAGCTAGAAACCGCCCGCACTCCCAACCTCGACCGGCTCGTTGGACAAGGAGTCTGTGGGCTCTCCATTCCGGTCAAGCCGGGCATTACCCCCGGCAGCGGCCCCGGCCATTTGGGACTGTTTGGTTACGACCCGTTGATCTACCGCATTGGCCGCGGCGCGTTGGAGGCGACTGGCATCGGCTTTGAATTGGGACCGCACGACGTCGCCGCGCGCGGCAACTTTTGCACGCTTGGCGCCCAGCGGCTGATCTCCGATCGCCGCGCCGGTCGCATCGCCACCGAAGAAAGCGCGCCGCTCGCCGTGCGCCTGCGCGAGGTGAAAATCCCCGGCGTCGAGATCTTCGTCGAACCGGTCAAGGAGCATCGCTTTGTGGTGGTGTTTCGCGCGCCCGGTCTGGGCGGCGACGTACACGACACCGATCCGCAGGTCACCGGCGTCGCGCCGCTGGCGCCCAAGGCGTCCCAGCCCGGCAGCGAGCGCATGGCCGAGGTCGCGGCCGAGTTCATCCGTCAGGCGGAAAAATTGCTCGCCGGCGAGAAGAAGGCCAACGGCCTGACGCTCCGCGGCTTCTCGCGTCATCCGGCGCTGCCGAGCTACGAAGAGGTCTACGGGCTCAAGGCCGCCGCCATCGCCGTGTATCCCATGTATAAAGGTCTTGCGCGGCTGGCCGGCATGACGATCGTCGGCAAGCCGCAAACCTTGGCCGAAGAGGTCGCCCTGCTCCGCGATCATTACGCCGCGTACGACTTTGTATTTCTGCACTACAAGTACACCGACTCCAGCGGCGAAGATGGCGACTTCGACGCCAAGGTGCGGCGCATCGAGGAGTTCGACGCCATCATCCCGCAAGTCACGGCCCTCAATCCCGAGGTGCTCATCGTCACCGGCGATCACAGCACCCCCAGCTTGCTCCGTTCGCATAGCTGGCATCCAGTGCCAACGATCCTCTACTCCAAAGAGTGCCGCAGCGACGGCTGCCAGACATTCGGCGAAAGCGATTGCCTGCGCGGCGGCCTGGGCCAGTTCGAGGCCAAGTACCTGATGCTGCTCGCCCTGGCCAACGCCGGCCGCCTCGGCAAATTCGGGGCCTAG
- a CDS encoding CHAT domain-containing protein, with amino-acid sequence MRAIALCCVLLLPWAAETAPAQDSQIFIRLEERLNALKADNRLPDAEAVGRQMLALARRDFAHQPQWTAVALADLAGVLLDMGRYPEAEPLCVEAVRIMRRAYGENDIRLATPLSNLANVYWYQHRFAEAEKMHRQVWRLRAQAYGPDDPRVADTIENVAHAISEAGKHADAEPLYKHVLKLRVQAFGGEHPDVVKSLYNLAVYYDDQGRAADALPLYQEALRITIKLSGEKDLMVSRIASRLGTLQLRSKRPDEAERYFRQAQSINISLLGPEHPWVLGDSSLARVYIQQGRFEDALSVLKQVLQFEEGYYGANSSNCAISHTDLGRLASRMEQPEQARQQFTRAIEICEQIGAPPRQLADLYMLRAGMAVQSSQAGDWQADLNRSLELAEQERENLAGGEQERAQAVAGIQDHYRLASMMFAAADQLDRAWEITEQYRSRTLVEQMLLSQVDLLSDVPPDQARQLRAAEQAAAQQVTELERQLAALPNQPTPAANPNEQRAALVQQLAAARQRLVAAYADIRTASPLYRQALRAGEKVSLDAMRQWLQDQQALLLYFTVDDSTGFLFTLDGSPQPPRRVPFELTAEQQAGLGVQGDLLSGAMLQKLFLDESNGLLRQITNPQKALTSADKLHWLWQTLIPEQQRADITSGKYKRLVVIPDGPLAMLPLELLVVEPGDQPKYLLDLEIPIIYGPSPTILYQLAHRGASTAAPAAEPILTVGDPDYSPASQRPAADPLPARYGGAGGALGRLPYSGREANWVAEVFKNNNIAAQMLLAAQATEGQVRAKLAGRRIVHLACHGLVDPVFGNFFGALALAPSPRAAADPRDDGFLTLNEICQLNLSACELAILSACETNYGPQQDGEGNWALTRGFLVAGSRRVVASNWLVDDESAASLISYYCGILARDEKQGAPVDYAAALAEAKRFIRAQPRWQHPYYWATFVLVGPG; translated from the coding sequence ATGCGCGCCATCGCTCTCTGCTGCGTCTTGTTGCTGCCCTGGGCCGCCGAAACGGCGCCAGCGCAAGACAGCCAAATCTTCATTCGCCTGGAAGAGCGGCTCAACGCCCTCAAAGCCGACAATCGCCTGCCAGACGCCGAAGCTGTCGGCCGCCAGATGCTCGCGCTCGCCCGCCGCGATTTCGCCCACCAGCCGCAGTGGACCGCCGTGGCGCTGGCCGACCTTGCGGGCGTGCTGTTGGACATGGGGCGCTACCCCGAGGCCGAGCCATTGTGCGTCGAGGCCGTGCGGATCATGCGCCGCGCGTACGGCGAAAACGATATTCGACTCGCCACTCCGTTGTCGAACCTGGCGAACGTCTACTGGTATCAACATCGCTTTGCCGAAGCCGAGAAGATGCACCGCCAGGTGTGGCGCCTGCGCGCTCAAGCCTACGGCCCCGACGATCCACGCGTGGCCGACACCATCGAGAACGTCGCCCACGCGATCTCCGAAGCCGGCAAACACGCCGACGCGGAACCGCTCTACAAGCATGTATTGAAACTGCGCGTGCAGGCGTTTGGCGGCGAACATCCGGATGTCGTCAAGAGCCTCTACAATCTGGCCGTCTATTACGACGATCAAGGGCGCGCCGCCGACGCGCTGCCGCTCTATCAAGAGGCGCTGCGGATCACCATCAAGCTAAGCGGCGAGAAAGATCTCATGGTGTCGCGCATCGCGAGTCGCCTGGGCACACTGCAATTGCGTTCCAAGCGGCCAGACGAGGCCGAGCGCTACTTTCGTCAGGCCCAGTCCATCAACATCAGCCTCCTGGGGCCAGAGCACCCTTGGGTGCTGGGCGACAGCAGTCTGGCTCGCGTCTACATTCAACAGGGCCGCTTTGAAGATGCCTTGTCCGTGCTCAAGCAGGTGCTCCAGTTTGAAGAGGGCTACTACGGCGCCAATAGCTCCAACTGCGCCATCTCGCATACCGACCTCGGACGACTCGCCAGCCGCATGGAACAGCCAGAGCAAGCGCGCCAACAATTCACCCGCGCCATCGAGATCTGCGAGCAGATCGGCGCGCCCCCCCGTCAATTGGCCGATCTGTACATGTTGCGGGCTGGGATGGCCGTTCAATCATCGCAAGCTGGCGATTGGCAGGCCGATCTCAATCGCTCCCTGGAGTTGGCCGAGCAGGAACGCGAAAACCTTGCCGGCGGCGAGCAGGAACGGGCGCAAGCCGTGGCGGGTATTCAAGACCACTATCGCCTCGCCTCCATGATGTTCGCAGCGGCGGACCAGTTGGATCGAGCCTGGGAAATCACCGAGCAATACCGCTCGCGCACGCTCGTCGAGCAAATGTTGCTATCCCAGGTCGATTTATTGAGCGACGTGCCGCCCGATCAAGCGCGCCAATTGCGCGCCGCCGAACAGGCCGCCGCCCAGCAAGTGACCGAGCTAGAACGGCAACTGGCGGCGCTTCCCAATCAACCCACGCCGGCAGCCAATCCAAACGAGCAGCGCGCCGCGCTGGTCCAACAACTCGCCGCCGCGCGGCAAAGGCTTGTGGCCGCCTACGCCGATATTCGCACCGCTAGCCCACTCTATCGGCAAGCGCTCAGGGCGGGCGAAAAAGTCTCGCTCGACGCGATGCGTCAATGGCTACAGGACCAACAGGCCCTGCTGCTCTATTTCACAGTCGACGATTCGACCGGCTTTCTCTTCACGCTCGATGGCTCCCCCCAGCCGCCCCGCCGCGTGCCTTTTGAGTTGACCGCCGAGCAACAGGCCGGGCTGGGCGTGCAAGGTGATTTGCTCTCGGGCGCCATGTTGCAAAAGTTATTTCTCGACGAATCCAATGGCTTGCTCCGCCAAATCACCAATCCACAAAAAGCGTTGACCAGCGCGGACAAACTGCATTGGTTGTGGCAGACGCTCATACCGGAGCAACAACGCGCCGACATCACCAGCGGAAAATACAAGCGACTGGTGGTCATCCCCGATGGTCCACTGGCCATGTTGCCGTTGGAGTTGCTTGTGGTCGAACCCGGCGACCAGCCCAAGTATCTGCTCGACCTGGAGATTCCGATTATCTACGGACCCTCGCCGACCATCCTTTATCAACTGGCCCATCGCGGCGCATCTACCGCCGCGCCGGCCGCGGAACCAATCCTCACCGTGGGCGACCCCGACTACTCGCCGGCGTCCCAGCGGCCAGCCGCCGATCCGCTCCCCGCCCGCTATGGTGGCGCCGGCGGCGCGCTCGGCCGGCTGCCCTACTCAGGCCGCGAGGCAAACTGGGTTGCCGAGGTCTTTAAGAACAACAACATTGCTGCGCAGATGCTGCTCGCCGCGCAGGCCACCGAGGGTCAGGTGCGGGCCAAGCTCGCCGGTCGGCGGATTGTGCATCTGGCCTGTCACGGACTGGTCGATCCCGTGTTCGGCAACTTCTTTGGCGCGCTTGCCTTGGCGCCATCACCCCGCGCCGCGGCCGATCCGCGCGACGATGGGTTTCTCACCCTCAACGAGATTTGCCAGTTGAATCTGTCTGCCTGCGAACTGGCCATCTTGAGCGCCTGCGAAACCAACTACGGTCCCCAGCAAGACGGCGAGGGCAACTGGGCGCTCACGCGCGGCTTCCTGGTGGCCGGTTCGCGCCGTGTGGTGGCCAGCAATTGGCTGGTCGACGACGAGTCCGCCGCCAGTCTAATCAGCTACTACTGCGGCATCCTGGCCCGCGACGAGAAGCAAGGCGCGCCCGTCGACTACGCCGCCGCGCTTGCCGAGGCCAAGCGATTCATTCGCGCTCAACCGCGCTGGCAACACCCCTACTACTGGGCGACTTTCGTGTTGGTCGGTCCCGGATAG
- a CDS encoding DUF1559 domain-containing protein, giving the protein MRSLWMPAIVLVVSMAAPALAAEPDLAAWSSQARAGTIAVARIDLARLQGEDVSLAMAMLRGQISTPTPITNEELAAAARQLADLGAGRCVLLLGTSRDGKGALSALLVVPVTSEAQGREVAKALEQFAGASTRQELRVEPRDGVVLAGPAALVEEPAAPRAELATAMAAAGDAPLAVAIAPSADQRRVLTELLPSAAPQLAGDALGEIVAATEWTAVAYEPQRQLRIVLHTDSPASAARAEAAVTGWLKQLKKTLPRVNELRPFAPLATALTPKVEGDNVTLELAGDKLAALDAAIRPAMEAARSASDRARAKNCFKQLGLAMHNFHDAQKRFPNAAITGADGKPLLSWRVALLPYLDQGELYKRFKLDEPWDSEHNRPLLKEMPAVFQIGRAEAIAAGKTCAVLPIGEATAFPGGKGLEFKNFIDGTSNTILMLEADDAHAVEWTRPADLAYDAARPLAGLGQHFGEGFVALLGDGSVHYISSRAGEDVVRKLITPAGKEPVEWPR; this is encoded by the coding sequence ATGCGAAGTTTATGGATGCCCGCGATCGTGTTGGTTGTCTCGATGGCGGCGCCGGCGCTGGCGGCCGAGCCCGATCTGGCGGCCTGGTCGTCGCAGGCGCGGGCCGGCACGATCGCCGTAGCGCGGATCGATCTGGCGCGATTGCAGGGTGAAGACGTGTCGTTGGCAATGGCGATGTTGCGCGGGCAGATCTCGACCCCCACTCCAATCACCAACGAGGAGTTGGCAGCGGCCGCCCGGCAATTGGCCGACCTGGGGGCCGGGCGCTGCGTGCTGTTGCTCGGCACATCGCGGGACGGCAAGGGGGCGCTTTCGGCCTTGTTGGTTGTGCCGGTGACCAGCGAGGCGCAAGGGCGCGAGGTGGCCAAGGCGCTGGAACAGTTTGCCGGCGCGTCTACGAGGCAAGAATTGCGCGTTGAGCCGCGCGATGGCGTGGTGCTGGCCGGTCCCGCGGCGCTGGTCGAAGAGCCGGCCGCGCCGAGAGCGGAACTGGCCACGGCGATGGCCGCGGCGGGCGACGCGCCGCTGGCGGTGGCGATTGCGCCATCGGCCGATCAACGCCGCGTGCTGACGGAGCTATTGCCAAGCGCCGCGCCGCAACTGGCGGGCGACGCGCTAGGAGAGATCGTCGCGGCGACCGAGTGGACGGCGGTGGCCTACGAGCCGCAGCGCCAATTGCGGATCGTGCTGCACACCGATTCGCCGGCCAGCGCCGCGCGGGCCGAGGCGGCCGTGACGGGCTGGCTCAAGCAGCTCAAAAAGACATTGCCGCGAGTCAACGAGCTGAGGCCCTTCGCGCCGCTGGCGACCGCGTTGACGCCAAAGGTCGAAGGGGACAACGTGACCTTGGAACTGGCGGGGGACAAGCTGGCGGCGCTCGACGCGGCGATTCGCCCGGCGATGGAGGCGGCCCGCAGCGCCAGTGACCGCGCGCGAGCGAAGAACTGCTTCAAGCAGCTTGGCCTGGCGATGCACAACTTTCACGACGCGCAAAAGCGTTTTCCGAATGCGGCGATCACCGGCGCCGATGGCAAGCCGCTATTGAGCTGGCGCGTGGCGCTGTTGCCGTATCTCGACCAAGGAGAGCTTTACAAACGGTTCAAACTCGACGAGCCGTGGGACAGCGAGCACAACCGGCCGCTACTCAAGGAGATGCCGGCGGTGTTTCAGATCGGCAGGGCCGAAGCGATTGCGGCGGGCAAGACGTGCGCGGTGCTGCCGATTGGCGAGGCGACGGCGTTTCCAGGCGGCAAGGGCCTGGAGTTCAAGAATTTCATCGACGGCACGTCGAACACGATCTTGATGCTGGAGGCCGACGACGCGCACGCCGTGGAGTGGACGCGGCCCGCCGATCTGGCGTACGACGCGGCGCGGCCGCTGGCCGGATTGGGTCAGCACTTTGGCGAGGGGTTTGTGGCGCTCTTGGGCGATGGAAGCGTACACTACATCAGCAGCCGCGCGGGGGAGGATGTGGTGCGCAAGTTGATTACGCCGGCAGGCAAGGAGCCGGTGGAATGGCCGCGGTGA